A single region of the Bartonella harrusi genome encodes:
- a CDS encoding glycine zipper domain-containing protein yields MVKSILKIAVVSAIGLSTVACSVSDQRVARYGVGGAAIGTLAGAAIGGSKPGAALTGAAFGALAGTITGAAVNQQKQQKQAAAQQVPMCTYRNYRGQIYQVPCTQRVRTSHRVRASQTTHMPTLCVYRDGRGMMYKAPCHNRAH; encoded by the coding sequence ATGGTGAAATCTATTTTAAAAATAGCTGTTGTTTCAGCTATTGGTCTTAGTACAGTAGCATGTTCGGTGAGTGACCAGCGCGTTGCTCGTTACGGTGTAGGAGGGGCAGCTATAGGCACCTTGGCCGGAGCGGCAATTGGTGGAAGTAAACCTGGAGCAGCTTTGACGGGTGCTGCGTTTGGTGCTCTTGCTGGAACAATAACAGGGGCTGCGGTAAATCAGCAAAAACAGCAAAAACAGGCCGCCGCTCAGCAGGTACCAATGTGTACATACCGTAATTATAGAGGACAAATTTATCAAGTCCCTTGTACTCAGAGAGTACGGACATCGCACAGAGTACGAGCATCGCAGACAACACATATGCCAACACTGTGTGTTTACCGTGATGGAAGAGGCATGATGTATAAGGCACCTTGTCATAATCGTGCGCATTAA
- a CDS encoding ABC-F family ATP-binding cassette domain-containing protein produces the protein MAVPLLRLDRIFLTFGATPLLNQACLSVEQGARIALVGRNGCGKSTLLKIAAGMIEPSEGEIFRHPRATVRYVAQNPDCSGIEDVHAFVEEGLDHVPDVQWINTLRTNLGFSGTEKLATLSGGEKRRVSLLRALAAKPDILLLDEPTNHLDLPTIEWLEGALYALPSAIVVISHDRRFLENVTRSTVWLDRGMTKRLEMRFSQFENWRDKALEEEARDQHKLARQIVREEQWLRYGVTARRKRNVRRLGVLKELRQQHQTYKGQPGSALLAAAKSHDSGQLVLEAKRIAKSYGDRVIVKDFSLRIQRGDRIGLIGPNGIGKTTLLSALTGKEAVDSGTVKHGYNLSVALLDQQRTLNEEETLAHYLTDGRGDTLVINGQERHVVSYMKDFLFLPEQARTPLKEFSGGERARLILARLLSRPANFLILDEPTNDLDMETLDLLQEFIADFAGTILLVSHDRDFLDRTVTHMLAPQGDGQWILYAGGYSDMIAQNKQAALLGRKDKELSRHKMLANSHTLEQEKHVSSTNRSIVGREKTTLRKLSYKQVYALEKLPEQIDALQKEIKKIEQELSDPTLYCNDKERFERLSTALEEKKNACAQKEEEWLELELLREDIECEKP, from the coding sequence ATGGCGGTGCCGTTGCTGCGGCTTGACCGCATCTTCCTCACTTTTGGAGCAACTCCCTTGCTTAACCAAGCTTGCTTATCGGTTGAGCAAGGGGCGCGTATCGCGCTGGTGGGCCGTAATGGCTGTGGAAAATCAACCCTGTTAAAAATTGCTGCGGGAATGATTGAACCGAGTGAAGGCGAAATTTTTCGCCATCCACGCGCCACTGTGCGTTATGTTGCGCAAAACCCTGATTGTTCAGGGATTGAAGATGTTCACGCTTTTGTGGAAGAGGGACTCGATCATGTGCCCGATGTGCAGTGGATCAATACACTGCGCACCAATCTTGGTTTTTCAGGAACTGAAAAATTAGCGACGCTTTCTGGTGGTGAGAAGCGGCGCGTTTCGCTGTTGCGCGCTCTTGCGGCAAAACCAGATATTCTGCTCTTAGATGAACCAACCAACCATCTTGATCTGCCAACAATTGAATGGCTTGAAGGTGCTCTCTATGCTTTGCCTTCAGCGATTGTGGTGATTTCCCATGATCGGCGCTTTTTAGAAAATGTCACACGTTCAACCGTGTGGCTTGATCGGGGAATGACCAAAAGACTGGAAATGCGTTTTTCGCAGTTTGAAAATTGGCGTGATAAGGCACTTGAAGAAGAAGCGCGGGATCAACATAAATTGGCACGGCAAATTGTGCGTGAAGAACAGTGGTTACGCTATGGGGTAACGGCACGGCGCAAACGTAATGTACGTCGTTTGGGGGTGTTGAAAGAACTAAGACAGCAGCATCAAACCTATAAAGGGCAACCAGGAAGTGCTCTTTTGGCAGCTGCGAAAAGCCATGATTCTGGTCAATTGGTGCTTGAAGCAAAGCGTATTGCAAAATCCTATGGTGATCGCGTTATTGTGAAAGATTTCTCTTTGCGCATCCAACGGGGGGATCGAATCGGTTTGATTGGTCCCAATGGTATTGGAAAAACAACATTGCTTTCTGCTCTGACCGGCAAGGAGGCGGTGGATAGTGGCACGGTAAAACATGGATATAATCTTTCCGTAGCTCTGCTTGATCAACAGCGTACTTTAAATGAAGAAGAAACGTTAGCACATTATCTAACCGACGGCAGAGGGGATACCCTTGTGATTAATGGCCAAGAACGCCATGTTGTTTCTTATATGAAGGATTTTTTGTTTTTACCCGAACAAGCACGCACTCCACTCAAAGAATTTTCGGGTGGAGAAAGAGCTCGTCTCATTCTTGCCCGTCTTCTTTCACGGCCAGCAAATTTTTTAATTCTCGATGAACCTACCAATGATTTGGATATGGAAACATTGGATTTGTTGCAAGAGTTTATTGCCGATTTTGCTGGAACCATCTTGCTGGTTAGTCATGACAGAGATTTTTTAGATCGAACCGTAACACATATGTTGGCACCTCAAGGGGACGGTCAGTGGATTTTATATGCCGGCGGCTATAGTGATATGATAGCGCAAAACAAGCAAGCGGCACTGTTAGGGCGTAAAGATAAAGAATTATCACGGCATAAGATGCTCGCAAATTCCCATACGCTGGAGCAGGAAAAACACGTCTCATCGACAAATCGTAGCATTGTGGGGCGGGAGAAAACGACGCTGCGTAAACTCTCTTATAAACAGGTTTATGCGCTGGAAAAATTGCCTGAACAAATCGATGCTTTGCAAAAGGAAATAAAAAAAATTGAACAAGAACTCTCTGATCCAACACTCTATTGCAATGATAAAGAGCGTTTTGAGCGTTTATCAACAGCACTGGAAGAGAAGAAAAATGCTTGTGCGCAGAAAGAAGAAGAATGGTTGGAACTGGAATTGTTGCGCGAAGACATTGAGTGTGAGAAGCCATAA
- a CDS encoding thiamine diphosphokinase produces the protein MTTFTILLNGDVCITDRLRHQIRNSRVIAADGGMRHAAALKVRPELWMGDFDSSDQALIRQYNDVPREVFPTDKDMTDSALACERALQNGAEQLILCGALGGERIDHSLSHMTQALTIAEKGISVLLTSGLEEGWPLLPQPFSCDLPDGCLFSIIGFTDLRALTLSGVKWPLDNKNVPFGSSLTLSNHICGTFSCYLGFGKAILLASVPIS, from the coding sequence ATGACAACATTTACAATATTGTTAAATGGAGATGTTTGTATCACTGATCGTTTGCGCCATCAAATTCGTAATAGTCGCGTGATTGCTGCTGATGGTGGAATGCGTCATGCCGCAGCTTTAAAGGTGAGGCCTGAATTATGGATGGGCGATTTTGATTCATCTGATCAAGCTTTAATTCGTCAATATAATGATGTTCCACGTGAAGTTTTTCCCACTGATAAAGATATGACCGATAGTGCACTTGCATGTGAGAGAGCACTACAAAATGGTGCTGAGCAACTTATTTTGTGTGGTGCTTTGGGAGGTGAAAGAATCGACCATAGTCTTTCTCATATGACACAAGCATTGACTATTGCTGAAAAAGGTATTTCAGTCTTGTTAACCAGTGGTCTTGAGGAAGGATGGCCGCTTTTGCCACAACCTTTTTCATGTGATTTACCTGATGGGTGTTTGTTTAGTATCATCGGTTTTACTGATTTACGAGCGTTAACCCTTTCGGGTGTAAAATGGCCGCTTGATAATAAAAATGTGCCTTTTGGCTCTTCATTAACACTTTCTAATCATATTTGTGGAACCTTTTCTTGCTATTTAGGTTTTGGAAAAGCTATATTATTGGCGTCTGTACCTATTTCGTAA
- the fdxA gene encoding ferredoxin FdxA — MAYVVTDNCIHCKYTDCVEVCPVDCFYEGENMLVIHPDECIDCGVCEPECPAEAIKPDTEPGLEKWLELNLHYAKKWPNLTTRKDPLPQAKEMDGVPNKLEKYFSENPGSGEE; from the coding sequence TTGGCTTATGTAGTAACCGACAACTGTATTCATTGTAAATATACGGATTGCGTTGAAGTTTGCCCTGTTGACTGTTTTTATGAAGGTGAGAATATGCTTGTCATTCATCCTGATGAATGTATTGATTGTGGTGTCTGCGAACCAGAATGCCCAGCGGAAGCCATTAAACCTGATACGGAACCGGGGCTTGAAAAATGGTTAGAGCTTAATCTTCATTATGCGAAAAAATGGCCTAATTTAACCACCAGAAAAGATCCTTTGCCTCAAGCAAAAGAAATGGATGGCGTTCCAAATAAATTAGAAAAGTATTTTTCAGAAAATCCAGGAAGCGGCGAAGAGTAA
- a CDS encoding M48 family metalloprotease, with protein sequence MNFSKEHSENTVHNYQRHPIFRHPIFQRNFLFCTRRYKVLLISLMLLLSACHTHLSQNDTLFSSGSSGTIKHTGKHNIYVTLSALQHARILKIYGGAYHNVKLERMLADIVYKLTSISHDSQQSYSITILDSDSVNAFALPSGFIYITRGMLALANDSSQVAGILAHEIAHITAHHGILRLKKQAELKMASHLTPRSLSPSTSNSYSPLNNKQQLAQFSRNQELEADSLALENLTQAGYNPFAFPRFLQSMEAYSAFRNISGAQNASLDFLASHPTTPRRIRLAREKARKISTMYKGNTDRDSFLKNLDGMVFGGNSHTGFVRGNQFIHPQLRITFSVPNNFTMENSMHTVLASGPENIALRFDAVPYSPGMSASDYLKSGWIAGLDESSVHTITIEGFSGARARATNQQWQFDIIVILHNNHIFRFLTAAPHDSQNFAAVVEKIIQSFHPLSSSQLKKLKPLRIHVVSVKQGESIASLANQMAHVPHKEQLFRILNGFSPTQTLNGGSKVKLVTQ encoded by the coding sequence ATGAATTTTTCCAAAGAACACTCAGAAAACACGGTGCATAACTACCAAAGACACCCCATTTTCCGGCACCCCATTTTTCAACGAAATTTTCTTTTTTGCACCAGAAGATATAAAGTGCTTCTCATAAGCCTCATGCTTCTCCTTTCTGCTTGTCATACACATCTTTCTCAAAACGATACGCTTTTCTCTTCAGGTTCTTCTGGAACAATCAAACATACCGGAAAACACAATATCTATGTCACATTAAGCGCTCTACAACACGCACGTATTTTAAAAATATATGGCGGTGCCTATCATAATGTAAAACTTGAACGTATGTTGGCGGATATTGTGTACAAACTCACTAGTATATCACACGATTCTCAGCAAAGCTATTCTATAACGATTTTAGACTCAGACAGTGTTAACGCCTTTGCACTGCCAAGCGGTTTTATTTATATCACGCGTGGTATGCTGGCATTGGCTAATGATTCTTCACAGGTTGCTGGCATTTTAGCCCATGAAATAGCCCATATTACTGCCCATCATGGCATTTTACGTCTCAAAAAACAAGCCGAATTGAAGATGGCAAGCCACCTGACACCACGCTCTCTTTCCCCTTCCACAAGCAACTCTTACAGTCCGCTTAACAACAAGCAACAACTTGCGCAGTTCTCACGCAATCAAGAATTAGAAGCTGATTCGCTTGCCTTAGAAAATCTCACACAAGCAGGATATAATCCGTTTGCTTTTCCACGCTTTCTCCAATCGATGGAAGCCTATAGTGCTTTTCGTAATATTTCAGGGGCACAAAATGCTTCGTTAGACTTTCTCGCCAGCCATCCCACCACGCCACGACGCATTCGTCTTGCCAGAGAGAAAGCGCGTAAAATTAGTACAATGTACAAGGGAAACACAGATCGTGATTCTTTTCTCAAAAACCTTGATGGTATGGTTTTTGGGGGCAATTCTCATACAGGCTTTGTCCGAGGGAACCAATTTATTCACCCACAATTGCGCATAACTTTTTCCGTTCCAAACAATTTCACGATGGAAAATTCAATGCATACGGTTTTAGCCAGCGGACCAGAGAACATCGCCCTTCGTTTTGATGCTGTACCATATTCTCCTGGAATGTCGGCAAGCGATTATTTAAAAAGCGGTTGGATTGCAGGGTTAGATGAATCGTCTGTCCATACCATTACGATCGAAGGTTTTTCTGGAGCACGCGCCCGTGCGACAAATCAGCAATGGCAATTTGATATAATTGTCATTTTACACAACAATCACATCTTTCGTTTTCTCACAGCAGCTCCCCATGATTCGCAAAATTTTGCAGCAGTTGTTGAAAAAATAATACAAAGTTTTCATCCCCTGTCATCATCACAGTTAAAAAAACTAAAGCCTTTAAGGATTCATGTTGTAAGCGTAAAACAAGGAGAAAGCATTGCAAGCCTTGCCAATCAAATGGCCCATGTTCCACATAAAGAACAACTCTTTCGCATTCTTAATGGCTTTTCTCCAACCCAAACTTTAAATGGAGGATCAAAGGTTAAACTTGTCACACAGTAG
- a CDS encoding CarD family transcriptional regulator: MASQHGTPSNAKGFATSEYIVYPTHGVGQIIAIEDQEVAGHKLKLFVIHFAKDKMDVKVPIAKALAVGMRKLSAGDSVERALKVLYGKARVKRTMWSRRAQEYDAKINSGDLICIAEVVRDLFRSNLQPEQSYSERQLYTVALERMAREIAVINNLSETEAINLIEMHLSSKPKREFKTKKEQTNASDKAVYAA, encoded by the coding sequence ATGGCATCCCAACACGGAACACCCTCTAATGCTAAAGGATTTGCAACCTCTGAATATATTGTCTACCCTACCCATGGCGTAGGGCAGATTATAGCGATTGAAGATCAAGAAGTTGCAGGACATAAATTAAAACTTTTTGTTATTCATTTTGCGAAGGATAAAATGGATGTCAAAGTTCCAATTGCAAAAGCTCTTGCCGTTGGAATGCGCAAATTATCTGCGGGTGACTCTGTTGAACGCGCATTAAAAGTTCTCTATGGGAAAGCACGGGTTAAACGAACCATGTGGTCACGGCGTGCTCAAGAATATGATGCGAAAATCAATTCGGGAGATCTTATTTGTATCGCTGAAGTGGTGCGTGATCTTTTCCGTTCAAACCTACAACCTGAACAATCTTATTCTGAACGTCAACTTTATACCGTTGCGCTTGAAAGAATGGCCCGTGAAATTGCTGTCATTAACAATCTTTCTGAAACGGAAGCGATCAATCTTATCGAGATGCATCTTTCAAGCAAACCAAAGCGTGAATTTAAAACAAAGAAAGAGCAAACAAACGCAAGTGACAAAGCCGTTTACGCTGCATAG
- a CDS encoding RNA polymerase factor sigma-32 encodes MGHLSNAVYKSSKNYSDADKSLGRNMMRSAMQAPYLERQKEHDLALRWKDKHDDEAMHQIAAAHMRLVIAIANRFKRFKMPLGDLVQEGYVGLLEAAARFEPDREVRFSTYATWWIRASIQDYILRNWSIVRGGTSSSQKALFFNLRRLRAKLVQDDSALSKQDIFRTIAEKLGVSVRDVETMDFRFSSSDNSLSVSVSENSDNSVAKMDALVDDSPLPDALIEQVIDGQRRTQWLYDALQILNERELEIIRFRRLNEEGATLEVLGEKLGISKERVRQIEARALQKLRSALLTVNSAEAYDV; translated from the coding sequence ATGGGTCATCTTTCAAATGCTGTGTATAAAAGCAGCAAAAATTATAGTGATGCAGACAAAAGCTTGGGACGTAATATGATGCGTTCTGCTATGCAAGCGCCTTATCTTGAACGACAAAAAGAGCATGATTTGGCTCTGCGATGGAAAGACAAACACGATGATGAGGCTATGCATCAAATTGCCGCGGCGCATATGCGTTTGGTGATTGCGATTGCTAACCGTTTTAAACGTTTCAAAATGCCATTGGGAGATTTGGTGCAAGAAGGGTATGTGGGCCTCTTAGAGGCAGCAGCCCGTTTCGAGCCTGATCGGGAAGTGCGTTTTTCAACTTATGCAACTTGGTGGATACGTGCTTCTATTCAAGATTATATTTTACGAAATTGGTCTATCGTTCGAGGGGGAACCAGTTCTTCGCAAAAAGCACTCTTTTTTAATCTTCGACGTTTGCGGGCGAAATTGGTACAAGATGATAGCGCTCTTTCAAAACAAGATATTTTTCGCACAATCGCTGAAAAACTCGGTGTTTCCGTGCGCGATGTTGAAACAATGGATTTTCGTTTTTCTAGTTCTGATAACTCCTTGAGCGTTTCAGTTTCTGAAAATAGTGATAATTCCGTTGCCAAAATGGATGCTCTTGTCGACGATAGTCCGCTTCCTGATGCTCTCATTGAGCAGGTGATTGATGGGCAACGGCGGACACAATGGCTTTACGATGCATTGCAAATTCTTAATGAAAGGGAGCTTGAAATTATTCGTTTCCGTCGCCTCAATGAAGAGGGGGCGACATTGGAAGTTTTGGGTGAAAAATTGGGGATTTCAAAAGAGCGGGTGCGCCAAATTGAAGCACGCGCTTTGCAAAAGTTACGCTCTGCTCTGCTGACAGTAAATTCAGCAGAGGCTTATGATGTATAA